The genomic segment CTATAGATATTCAGTGTCTGTGTGCATAGAGCTTATGCCCTGTGTTGGGATCTCACAGGTCTTTTGTGGACACCCACACACCATCTCCAGGTGAGTACACAGGTATTTCCCCTCTGTGCTTGTCCGCATAGAGTTTATACCTGCCGGCCACCTGTTCTAGCCTCTGGTGAACACTTTGCCACACTTGTTCACTTCTTCAGAACCAGGAGTCCACTGCCAGGATTTGTGAGGGTGAGTTGTCTCATGGAATCAATGGTGGCTGATATCTAAGGATGCACCGGAATGGGGTGAGCCGGGTGGCAGAGTGTTTCATAGAATTTTGGGTTCATTCAGCCCAGGGGAGGAATTGTGACCAGTTTTTGGGGTTTCCAGAGATAATACACTCATGCAGCGCTCGATCTCCTGATTGGCACATTCcacttggccattggactgtgggtggtgtCTTGAGGTTAGACTCACCAAAACCCCTAGCTTGTCAATGAACTTAGTCCACACCCTGGAAGTGAACTGGGGGCCCCGTTCACTTACAATGTCCTCAGGTATCCCATAGTACTGGAGGACATGTGAGGAGAGGAGTTCGGTGGTTTCAAAGGCAGTGGGTAGACCATGCAAGGGGATGAGCCTTAGCACCTTGGAGAATCAGTCAATGACCACCATGATGACTGAGTTGTTCTGTGACTTGGGTAGATCCATGATGAAATCTATGGCCAgatgggaccagggtctttggGGTGTAGGCAGCGGACAGAGTTTACCCATGGGTGGAGCCTGAGGTACCTTGGCTTAGGCAGAGGCAAAGCAGGAGGAAACGAACCTGTTGAACTCAGacatcatgttctcccaccaatacctaGTTCAGATGGGCTGATATGTATGTTGACTACTGGGATGTCTCGTGGCAGGGGATGAATGAGCCCAGATAATGAGTTGGCCTGGGAACTGTGGTGGGATGAACACGAGACCAGGAGGACAGGCTTCTGGAGGGTCGCAAGGTTGGGCTTGAACTATTTCCTTCTCAATTTCCCATGTGACGGCATTAGCAAAGCACttagagtgtcttgcaaaagtattcatcccgcttcatgtttgtcctgttttgttgcattacaagctggaattaaaatggattggggggatgagcaacatttgatttacacaccatgcctaacactttaaaaagtgcaaattgtttttttcattgtgacacaaacagtacttaaaatgaaaaaacagaaatctggagtgtgcataggcattcaccctcaccaaagccaatactttgtagagccacctttgtagagcaattacagctgcaagtctcttggggtatgtctctattatctTAGAATATCTAGCCAATGGGATTTTTGccaattcctcaaggcaaaactgctccaactcttcaagttagatgggttgcgtcggtgtacagcaaccttcaagttatgccacagattctcaactggattgaggtctgggctttgactctgccattccaagaaatttaaatgtttccctttaaaccactgtaATGTAGgtttagcagtgtgtttagggtcattgtcctgttagaatgtgaaccttcatcccagtctcaaaactctggctgactcaaacaggttttccttcagaattgccccatatttagtgccatccatctttccttcaattctgaccagctttcctgttgctgcagatgaaaaacatccccacagcatgatgctgccaccatcatggctcactgtaggaatggtgttctcagagtgatGGAAAGTGTTGCATTTGCACCACATAtgttgtttcccatgatggccaaaaatatcaactttagtctcatttgatcagagaatcttcttccatgtatttggggaatctgccacatgctgttgggcaaacgccaaatgtgttttcttatatataatttttttttctttatgcaatggcttttttctggcggctcttccataaagccctgctctgtggagcgtatggcttaaagtggtcctatggacagatactcccatctccgctgtggatctttgcagctccttcagtttgatttttggtgtttttgttgcatctctgattaatgccctccttgcctggtctgtgagttttggtgggaggggccttctcttgtcaggtttgtagtggtgccataatctttccattttgctatatttgatttaatggtgctccgtgggatattcaaagtttgggattttttttataacccaaccctgatctatacttctccacaactttgtctctgacctgtttggaggctccttggttttcatattgcttgcttcgtaatgttgcagagtcaggggccttccagaacaggttgatttaaacAGACATCATGTCAGAGGTCATAGGACACtttattgcacacaggtggatcttaatcaactaattatatgacttatgaagttaactggttggaccagctcttatttagggatttcatatgaaaggggtgaatacctatgcacactccagatttctgttttttcctcttaattattgtttgcctcacaataaaaaaataaaacaatttgcacctttaaagtggtaggcatgttttaTAAATCAAATGatgtgaacccccccccccccaaacaagcCATTTTTATTCcaggttgtaatgcaacaaaatgggacaaacaacaagggggataaatacttttgtacAACAATGTAGGTTGCAGGATAGGAGTGGGTTCTTGGTTGATGGTTGTAGATGTCTGAATTATGGATCATGCATTGGCCTTAGTGTTTTTGGAACCAATACGGTTGGAGATGGTGACCTGGAAAGGTGTGAAGAAGAGTGCCCACCTTGCCTGACATGGATTCAGCCATTTTGCTGTCTTTAGATATTCAAGGTTCTTAGGATCAGAGAGAATAACAAATGGATGTGTGGCCCCCTCaagccagtgtctccattcctcTAGGGAAAGCTTTACTGCAAGAAGTTCCAAATTCCTGATGTCATAATTCTGTGTAGACGTTGAGAGTTTCttcgaaaaaaaaaaggcaacagggTGTAGCTTGGGCTTCTCCCCAAAGCGCTGTGACAACACCTCTCCCATTTCTGTCTCGGAGGCATCTACAGCCACGATGAATGATTTTGAAGGATCTGAATGTCTGAGAATTGGTGTTATTGTGATAGCTGATTTGAGCTCTTTGAAGGCATCCTCCGCAGCCTTGTTCCACTAGAGGTGCTTGGGACCTTTCTTAATCAAGACGGTGAATCCTCTGATGAACCGgtgtgagggttgtggcaggaagggcatctggcttaAAATTATGCTCCAATTATTATGACATGGCTCAAGAGGGTCCAAATGGAGCCGGAATGgcagcagtgctggacaagggagaagaagatAATGATGACTATAACAGCAATATTTGGGAACATGATCAGGtggaattaaaacaaaacaaaaaaacaaagaaagaaagccccATCTGTTTATGAAAATACATTGATTAATGCAGAGTCTGTTTGGAATATTTGCAGAGTGATAATTAATTTAATGCACCTCCTGAACCACGGGTAAAACAGAGCATAAATAAATGGATTAATGGTGGAATTAAGACAAATTATGAAAATGATTGTATGAACAGTTTTTTGCTGGACTTCAATAACATAACCTAATAAGctatgaataaaatatggaagtaAAAACACCAGAAATACAGAAACTAAAATGCCGAGGACTTTAGCTGCTTTTCTCTCAGATTTCATCAAGTGTGATGTGATTTTCTGTGTTTTAGACTGTGTGTGATTATTAAGCTCTCTGATCGCAGTGGCATGTTTCTTAGCAATCACAAAAACCCGAGTATACAATATGATTATGACAGAAAGTGGAAAGATAAATGAAAATACAATATCAATTACAGACCAAACCTCATTTAGAAAGTAAAAACACTCTCCAGGACACAGTAAAACATTCATGAAGTTTCCATTGAAATATAAGAGTGCCAAGTGATAGACCATCAATACTCCCCAGTCAAAAACAATTACGACACGAGTGATCCTCACAGAGACATGGTTCATGTAGAGAAAGGGGTTTGAGAGAGCCAAATATCGATCAACAGCAATCAGAGCAATATTATAGATGGACACGATTGTGAGGAAACCACTTATCAATAAAAGGTAGAGGCAGACACCTCTCCCAAATATCCAGCATGACTCGATTATCCAGATTAACATCGGCGGCATTACAAAAGCACCAATGAAGAAATCCGACACGGCCAGAGAGAACACGAGTGTGTTTGTTGGTGTGTGAAGCTGCTTGAAGTGAAAAACAGAGATGATGACGAGCAGATTTCCACACACTGTTAGAAGAACCACAGCAGCTGAACACACATACAGAAAGATATAAACTACAGGAGATGCAGATCTCTCTGGACAGGAGAAATTCACACAGCGATCAGATTGGTTAATCTCCATCAGGTTCATGGATACAGCATTTCACTAATGCCTACAGAGCTAAAAGAAACCCCTCATGTATCACATGCTACGACTGTAAACCAGTGTGTAAGGTCACAGTTGAATAACTTATGGGTCACGCAACTCTGGTGCTTTTATAGTATAGAAATAGATAACGCCCCCTGAGTTTGAGTGACAGCATAATACATATGAGGTAATATCATACCTTGTTTGAACAAATAGGCATAGTAGGCATTGTCAGGGTTGGGAGGTTACTTTAAAATATATTTCAATACAATTACTAATTCCCTGGTTAAAAATGTAGTCAGTAACCTCATCCAAGTATCACAATATTCATGTCATTTGATGAGTTTTTGTCCCCTTTTCTGCTTTAAAGACACAATACTGGTGGAATTTCCTCCCAGTGAAAGCATTTCTTTCATTCTAGGCCATGATAATGAATTGGTTCCTGTAAGATTAGCTGTGGTTTCACTCAAGACCAGAGTGGTGTGACAAAGTCGGAGTATACATGCATTCAGCTTGTGTAACAGCAGAAAATCATGAATACTTTGGAGACAGCCATGTGCATGTTCATGTCCATGTTGTGAGAAGCCATGTTCATGGAagtatcagggatgagaatgaaaaatatttaaaaagtctgaaaaaaccggggCGGGACCCATGGCCCAGTGGGGCagggcccaggggttccaggggctaatgattttttttttttaccccaaaaccattaattttatcagcaaaaagttgcaatttatttggaaataaattccccttcttggtggactaccaggtgaaaatgattaatatggtacaagagacttgtttttaatcaattcacatttgatgatttcaaaaaatcaatgcaccttttaatataaacgagctgtacagtattatatttctgcattttagctatttatgtctttgaatactctaatcctttaaaatgaagtgcaaaacagaaaaaaagttctatcatataattctcttaagctttcttctgatgttatcatggtagcaggagctcttgcatattaagcaggcaacattcaacatcacttatcacttacctttcaactgctgtgtgtactaactaggtttcatctggacaggatgttgtgtaatgtaatacagataccatacggtcaatctgaagatcaagatggtgattttgagttaaagaacaggcatgtacaattggcattacatattggaaaaattttttaaatcaaaaactataagttcatctcggcctaaaaaatttgggcagatgcTCCCGCGACACATACCagcaatcccccccgtccccctatgaaatgagcaataagtaggagtgtTATACacagtatcatacctaaaattttatcagaaatatagatacgatactatgattctccccaacatgctacattagacaagctaaccccatttataaaaagatacacatatatgacatgtatttgatatatatgatgtatattcatacattgtttctttatggaaatcttcagtaagtttggtcttttcatgacagcctgttgtagacctaaatataatgcacatgaaatgacactcctcacctcaacatgtcctttacaatcacttaagccaccatgggcaatgctgaaatcactgttgcaaacagtacatcacgcgaaactgtcattattgttgacccttattagacagggagattattagacagggagattcttttgtgtagtctgaggtgaaatgggttttgtactttggttttttggggcgcgcgctctctctgccatgacgatcctgtaggccgcattgactcaactgaaaacttcggtcctcgagaaaagggataaaagcccgcccacactgaaagctgattggcttattttgctgagtaacccaatcaggatgctctttgtctggtatgcgctacatgaacaggcacacaggcagtgttgccacattgggcggttttaagtgcattttggcgggttttgaacatattttgggatggaaaacgtcagcagtatctggcaacactgcacacagtctcccttgcgcacgcacattctaagatgcgtgatgcagaccttaatgttgcgcgcgcacgctcttgctcgcttctatcaatatgcaggagactcccggaagttccgtgagacttgggatgtctgcattataaggtgaccacagatcgttaatcatacaccgccccccccccccgaaaatttctcaacggatttacattgatctcaaaaacgatcattttggtctgaaaaagtcggaaatccgccgatcagcggaaaattctcatccctgaagtaTACTCCGCCCTGAGACTCGTGAAGTTTTGTAATATGTGTGTGCGTATGCACTGGCAGTATACTGTTCATTTTAAAACCTATTTTGAAATTGCAATTCTGCTAACAATCCCTGTTTTTACTAAATGAATCTCTACCTTTAGCAGAACACAGTTACGTTTTTGTATCTTAATTCCAAAACACCAAATGATATGTTATGTAAGTTGtggacacatactgtatatattattattaccttgcccgggacggagtccaccaagggacgaggtattgttttcagtggggtttctttgtttgtttctttgttattttgttatcaacattatggaaaaatggctggaccaatcttcatgacactttcaggatagatgggcattggtctcaaatagaacctccaacattttaagGGTCATCCGTTCAAGgttaaggtcaccaaaaaggtcaaaatcatttttttgcaatatcttccttcatattcatcatatttacttcaaaccaaatccACAATGTTCATCTTTGAATTCTGCTTccactgatatgctacatgatggagtATCTCTCATAGTTTCTTTGTGGTTGGGGGTCAAATATCAGGCGGGTCAAGTCATTGGTGCTAACACGCGAGgtctgttttgcctggcaacacttgttgttattattattattatagccaatcaggggtgcagataggatttttgaactgggggggactgtgctgtcggcaaatgattccattttgtgaaaatgcatataatatatatatattaaaaaaatctccttctcacccccggcgggggggtggtatccatgtcatcctcaagctcgggtcctctaccagaggcctgggagtttgagggttctgcgcagtatcttcgatgttcctaggactgcgctcttctggactgaggtttcagatgttgttcctgggatttgctggagccactctcccagtttgggggttactgcctgccccaagtgcccccactaccacagtgaccacgcaacccttgaccttccacatccgttccagctgctctttcaacccttgatacttctcaagtttctcatgttccttcttcctgatgttggcatcagctgggatcgccacatctatcaccaccaccctcttctgctctttgtccaccaccactatgtctggttggttagccaggatctgtttgtcagtctggaagctgaagtcccacagaaccttggccctgttgttctcagccaccttctgtggtatggcccattgggacttgggtacttctattccatactggttgcagatgttcctgtatactatcctagccacttggttgtgcctctccatgtacgctgatccagctagcatcttacaccctgctactatgtgctggactgtttcaggggcttctttgcacagtctgcatcttgggtctgatctactctggtagatcctggcctctatggctcttgtgcttatggcctgttcttgtgctgccatgattagtgcctctgtgctgtctgtcagtcctgcattatccagccactggtaggatttcttgatatcagccacttcctctatctgatggtggtacatgccatgtaggggtttgtctctccaggttgtctgttcctcctcctcctcctcctccgcactctcatcagggttctgctgcctgagacattcacttagcagttcatcctttggggccatctttctgatgtattctcggattttcgatgtttcatcctggaccgtggtcttgatgctcactagccctcggcctccctctttccgcttagtgtatagtctctgggtgctggacttggggtggaaccctccatgcatggtgaggagctttctagtcttgatatctgtggcttctatctcctcctttggccagtttatgataccagcggggtatctgatgactggtagtgcgtacatgttgatggctcggaccttgttcttaccattcagctgacttttcaggacctgccttactctctagaggtatttggctgtggttgacttccttgtggcttcttcatggtttccattagcctgtgggatgccaaggtacttgtagctgtcttggatatcacctatgttgccctctggtaggtcaatcccctcagttcggatcatcttgcctctctttgagaccatccggccacacttgtccaatccgaatgacatccctatgtcatcgctgtagatccgggtggtgtggatcagcgagtctatttctcgctcgttcctggcatacagcttgatgtcatccatgtagagcaggtggctgattgttgccccactacggaatcggtacccgtagccgctcttcatgatgatccgactgagggggttcaggcctatgcagaacagcagtggtgatagcgcatctccttggtatatgccgcacttgatgttgacttgggcaatgggtttttttgagttggcctctagggttgtcttccacatttccattgagttctggatgaaggtccttaggttcctgttgatcttatacagttccagacattccagtatccatgtgtgtggcattgagtcataggctttcttgtagtcaatccaggcagtgcacaggttggtctgtctcttcttacagtctcgggcaactgttctgtcgaccagtagctggtgcttggctcctctggtgttactgccaattcctttctgtgcctcgctcatgtattgagccacatgcttactcatttttgctgcaatgatgcctgacagggccttccatgttgtgcagagacaggtaattggccagtagttggatgggatgggtcccttctgggggtccttcatgattaggactgttctgccttgggttagccattctgggtgggttccatccctcagcagctggttcatctgtgctgctaggcgttcatggagtgcagttagcttcttcagccagtacgtatggatcatatcagggcctgatgctgtccagctcttcatctttgacactctttcttggacgtctgccattgagatggttactggttcttgttctgggaggttgctgtggtcagctcttaggtccactaaccattgggcatcggcgttgtgtgatgcctttctttcccatatgtctttccagtatttttccacctcagctcttggtgggtctgaccggttgttgttcccctgccactgagagtacaccttggctggttcagtggagaacagcttgtttattctcctggcctctccctccttggtgtatctcttcaaccgggtggctagagctgttagtcgctgtttggcagttttgagtgcctctggtatggagagcgaTTTGtaattcctgggtgcccctttattcaccatgttccctttctgtgctgcctttatcttggcctctaatcgtctcttccatggtggatactgtttatgtcccgagcccaccttgtgtccaatgatctccatgattactgttgctgtatcagcttgttggtctcagtgatggttcctgtggagattgtcttcagagcagcattcacatctactagtagatcttctgaaggtacttggcaactcagcttcggtattcgtcgggggctccaggtttccagttgggtcacgatcttccttctcaggtcagcagctcttgtgttgaggctgttagctgttgtcttcctggctcccccttgccgtagcatcgttgttgtatttcattaatctctagttgtgatagtagatttcgattacgcatgttggaacactgggctaaaacgctgtttctttgttagccttgattgtgggttttgaagtatccaatggtcccacattcgctgcatgtatcccctctctatgggattgcttgtatagtagcattccagcaaatcagtattttctgtcctcgtccatcgatgtcttgttccagtagcccatttctcatcagtttgccctggttccctagcaactgacgcagaccttgttgacctgggcgacgtctgagccggtatgactctatcagttatgttttcactcattcctgaggtaggctgatatatcatgaggggtttttgcctaaggacccttactggatgatgttttgccctgaccggtattcgaaccccgatctcctgcgtcgtagtcagtgagcgttaccactgtacgatccagctgatatatatacactgtatgtaCTGAAGCTTaaatatacattagaattgtgagatttctaactgaatgaacattggtagacaaaggcctacctgatcaacactagccatacatgatcaaattgttatttgtctggtataTTAATCAGGCTCCAAAAtttcatgtcttctgcatgttttatttaaacatttgctgatctcagcaggatgaagaatatcatcacaaaaactttaactgtaacttctaacaaaaagggaatgtccaaaaattaattaaaaaaaaaattgaaatgattcacactcgtgccttcaGGTAAGTGCAAATGCCTTCTTATTAttgtcagactagctactcaacattatcaAAAGAATATCTGCCACATCTGGGAAAGTTAACAGGCAATATGATACTTACATTGCTCAGTTTTTGaaaaaaacgctgtaattgtttttttgttttttcattgttgaccccaccagggattgtcTGCAGGCCAGGACGATGTTAACATCTTAAATCttataatttcagttaacagttgctgctgactaaaataacattatacataaaaataacaacattaaaagatattcacctacagcctagaatgctgttattttacatttagcctacttcaggtaagtccaaattccttcttattattatcagactagctactcaacattacaaaacaagtatttggctCTCCCACCATCACTTCAGATGCTGCTCCTGCTCCACTGTCCACTCTACTGTCTCCTGTCTGCAACAGCTCCCCTACCAATGCAGCTGCAACACCCACCACTTCTGGTTACCTGCCCCCATCCTTCACAGTTGATGAGGTGAGGGTGGAGCTTGGGAGACTGCGTCcagggaaagcagcaggcccaaatGGTGTGTGTCCAAGACTCCTGAAGGACTGTGCAGCCCAGCGAGCTGAGCCCCTCTGGTGGGTCTTCAACATGAGTCTATGACTAGGCAAAGTTCCAGTGCAGTGGAAAACATCCTGTCTCATACCGATGCACAAAATAGGGTGACCAGTTGAGATAAACGATTACTGCCCGGTGGCCTTAACATCCTATATGATGAAGACCCTGGAGTGTCTGGTTCTCCACCTCATGAGGCCAGAGGTCACTCATGTATAGAGAGAAGTGATAAAACTGAAAGAAGCTGTGCTACAAGCCTGGAAATCCATTACAAAAATACaacaacagtttggtgatgtcacaGGGATACCGGCTGGATGTAGTTATTGCAAacaagggatatgcaaccaaatattaagtgttaaTTACTTTAATTTACCTAAAGACTATCAGTTTGTATACTTTGGCACACCAGTGGTGTCATGTTCTTGTCTGTTTAATACATCtatatgtaaatatcaggaaatgaaagctgaaatataGATTAAggactgttttatatatatatatatatatatatatatatatatatatatatatatatatatatatatatatatatataaaacatatttaatatatggcataatgaacgtaatcgaaagaatatTTGGGAACATCAAGTGGAGTAGAAAAAGGCTGCTCATGAAAGTACGTTTATTAATGCAGAGTCTTTTTGGAATATTTGCAGAGTGATAATTAATTTAATGCACCTCCTAAACCATGGATAAAACAGAGCATAAATAAATGGATTCATGGTGGAATTAAGATAAATTATGAAACTGACTGTATGAAAAGTTTCTTGCTGGACTTCAATAACATAACCTAATAAGctgtaaataaaatatggaagtaAACACAATAGAAATACAGAAACTAAAATGCCGAGGACTTTAGCTGCTTTTCTCTCAGATTTCATCGAGT from the Neoarius graeffei isolate fNeoGra1 chromosome 2, fNeoGra1.pri, whole genome shotgun sequence genome contains:
- the LOC132875911 gene encoding trace amine-associated receptor 13c-like, which translates into the protein MNLMEINQSDRCVNFSCPERSASPVVYIFLYVCSAAVVLLTVCGNLLVIISVFHFKQLHTPTNTLVFSLAVSDFFIGAFVMPPMLIWIIESCWIFGRGVCLYLLLISGFLTIVSIYNIALIAVDRYLALSNPFLYMNHVSVRITRVVIVFDWGVLMVYHLALLYFNGNFMNVLLCPGECFYFLNEVWSVIDIVFSFIFPLSVIIILYTRVFVIAKKHATAIRELNNHTQSKTQKITSHLMKSERKAAKVLGILVSVFLVFLLPYFIHSLLGYVIEVQQKTVHTIIFIICLNSTINPFIYALFYPWFRRCIKLIITLQIFQTDSALINVFS